Below is a genomic region from Pseudanabaena sp. BC1403.
TTAATGAGGCTGCCAAAACTAAACTGCAAGGCTCAGTTGCGCCCTATTACTACAGCTATGTGTTTGAGGAGTTGCAAGATATTCTCGGTGACAACTTTGCTAGAGAAGGCAATCTGATCGTTGAGACTAATCTCGATCTTGCCATGCAAAAGGCTTCCGATGATGCTTTACGTGATGCTGTTGCTCGCGATGGTGGCAGTTACGGATTTAGTCAAGGGGCGATCGTGACCGTGAATAGTAGCGATGGCTCACTCTTGACGATGACAGGCGGCGTTGATTACAGAGCCAGCCAGTTTAATCGTGCTTCCCAAGCCCTGCGCCAGCCAGGATCAACTTTTAAATTATTTAGCTACGCCGCCGCCGTCGATCGCGGAATTTCGCCTAGTAGGACTTTTTCCTGTAGTGCACTATCTGGAATTGTAGGTTGTCACAATGGCGGTAGCGGTGCGATCGATATGTATCGCGGCTTTGCCCTATCGGAAAATGTGGTGGCGATTAGGGTTGCAGAAAGCGCAGGTTTGGATAATGTTGTCAAAATGGCAAAAAACTTGGGGATCACAGCCAAGCTAGACGAATCTAGCAATATGGTTTTAGGTGGCAATGAAGTCAAAATCCTAGAAATGGCGGGAGCCTATGCCACAGTTGTTAATGAGGGCAAATACATTAAGCCCCATGCCATCAAACGCATTCTCGATAGCGCAGATTGTCAAAACCCTAAAGATCGCCAAACCTGTCGCGTTATCTTTGATGCAGGTACTTTCTTTAAGCCCCAGCAGAAAATTGATGCTGGTGTAGCCAGCACGATGGTGGATATGATGCGTGGAGTTGTGCAATTTGGGACGGGGAGATCGGCGGCGATTCCTCAAGGCACTGTGATTGGGAAAACAGGAACTACTGACGAAGGACGAGATCTTTGGTTTATTGGTGCTGTGCCAAGACGAAACCTCGTAACTGCCGTTTGGCTCGGCAATGACGAAGGAGTTACAAATGGCTCAAGTGCTGTTGCTGCGCAGGTTTGGGGCGACTATATGCGTCAAGCTGTACGCTAGTTCAGTAAAGAATTTGCGAAGCATATTCTTTACTGGTTTAAAAACTTTTGCGAAAAATTTGTCAAAAGCGCTTGACGACTGCCATAGGTGCTGTAGTATTGATTCCGTCTTATGGATTGTATTGGTGCAAAGCGCCGCTTCAATCCTGAGAGCAAGCCTGAAAAATTACGTCTTAATCTCAAGCGACATAGGAGCTACATCTGTGAATAAAGGTGAATTAGTAGATGCGATCGCCGAAAAGGTATCCGTATCGAAGAAAAATATCGAAGTGATCGTTACTGCTGCCCTCGAATCAATTGTTGATGCCGTGGCTGAAGGCGATCGCGTTACTTTAGTTGGCTTTGGTTCATTCGAGCCACGCGATCGTCAAGAGCGCGAAGGTCGCAACCCTCGCACTGGCGAAAAAATGGTGATCGCCGCCACCCGCGTTCCTGCTTTCTCGGCAGGTAAGCAATTCAAAGAAAAAGTAGTTGAGTAATGCGTTTTAACGCAATCACCCAAAGAAGAGGGACGGCGCTTTGCGCCGCCCCTCTTCTTTATCTAGAGATGGCGCTTTGTGTCATCTTTAGGTTTTGGATTGTTTGTATTTCCAAATGATGCCTGAAAGTGAATTTGTAAGCACATGGGCAATGACTGCCGATAATAGATTACCTGTATACATCGTGACGGCTCCAAGCATCATACCAACAGCGATCGCCCAAACTGTATAGGACAAATGCTTAGCACTTGCCATATGTAGCGCCCCAAATACAACACTGGTAATTACCAAAGCAATTCCATTCATACCCAGTGCTGGTAAAGCCACACCACGAAACAACATTTCTTCGCTTAGTCCTGGTAATAAACCTAACCAAATTAGATCAACTGTTTCTAAGGGTTTAAGTACCATTTCTAGATATTCTTGCGCGGCAATGCGATAGCTTTCCCAAATCTCATAAATTAAACTGCTAAGTAAAGCAACCCCTATACCTATTCCTGCACCGATCGCTGCATGTTCTGGCTGCCAACGAAGTGGAACCATAGGTATGCCCGTTAAGTACACCCAACCTTTAGAGATTCCCAAAAAGATAATTGCAGTCACTGCCATCGCAATTAGTACCTGCGATCGCGATAGTGTTTGATCTTTTTTATCAGGATTTTGTTGAGGAGCTTGCGAGAATATGGACATAGCAGAGGTTTTATAGATTTAATTGAAAGTTGAGAATCTGAATTCCTCACCATCTTAATGAGAGGAATTGGAAGAGGGGATTTAATTCATCGCTTCAAAAATTGAGACAAGACGATCAATATCAGCAATGGAAGTCAGATAGTGAACGGAAGCTCTTAAGCAATCTGGCTCGGGAAGCGCTCGGATTAAGATTTGATGTTCAGATTCTAATTGTTTAGCAATTAATGAATGAGGCTTTTTCGCGATCGCACTTTGCGCTAACTCTTGATTCACCTTAAAGGAAATTAGTCCCGATTCTGGTGGTAATTGCCTGATGCAATCAATATGAG
It encodes:
- a CDS encoding HU family DNA-binding protein, with translation MNKGELVDAIAEKVSVSKKNIEVIVTAALESIVDAVAEGDRVTLVGFGSFEPRDRQEREGRNPRTGEKMVIAATRVPAFSAGKQFKEKVVE
- a CDS encoding CPBP family intramembrane glutamic endopeptidase, which gives rise to MSIFSQAPQQNPDKKDQTLSRSQVLIAMAVTAIIFLGISKGWVYLTGIPMVPLRWQPEHAAIGAGIGIGVALLSSLIYEIWESYRIAAQEYLEMVLKPLETVDLIWLGLLPGLSEEMLFRGVALPALGMNGIALVITSVVFGALHMASAKHLSYTVWAIAVGMMLGAVTMYTGNLLSAVIAHVLTNSLSGIIWKYKQSKT